Proteins encoded by one window of Salvia splendens isolate huo1 chromosome 7, SspV2, whole genome shotgun sequence:
- the LOC121742377 gene encoding beta-fructofuranosidase, soluble isoenzyme I-like codes for MATSSFRSPPYDVEGAASYARIPAGPEAERPKTNKLFFVSILFTSIFLFLLIINQKPTPGAEKLDVSIAKIPPSRGVAQGVSEKVFRGVSGGNLSFAWSNAMLSWQRTAYHFQPQKNWINDPNGPFFYNGWYHLFYQYNADSAVWGNITWAHAVSRDLIHWLHLPFAMVPDQWYDINGVWTGSATILPDGRIVMLYTGDTRDEVQVQCLAYPANLSDPLLIDWVKDSSNPVLFPPPGIGSKDFRDPTTAWLSPDGDKWRITIGSKVNKTGISLIYETKDFIEYELWEEYLHQVPGTGMWECVDFYPVSLTEENGLDTSANGAGIKHVLKTSLDDDKNDYYAIGVYDSIKNKWTPDDPEIDVGIGLRYDYGTYYASKTFYDQNTQRRILWGWIRETDAESVDLLKGWSGVQSIPRSIVMDKKTGKNILQWPVEEVDSLRLRKGSVEINDVKLAPGALIQLAIDSPSQLDLVATFDIDEEIASASASASEDNMSYECSTSGGAANRGVLGPFGVIVLADDILSELTPIYFYVVKGSNGNTHTHFCADELRSSKANDVEKIVCGSEVPVLDGEKLSLRSLVDHSIVESFAQGGRRVITSRVYPTKAINSAARVFLFNNATEATVTASIKIWKMDSADIHPFPFDHI; via the exons ATGGCCACCAGCTCTTTCCGTTCGCCGCCGTATGATGTGGAAGGCGCCGCCTCGTATGCCCGGATTCCAGCTGGCCCCGAAGCGGAGCGCCCCAAAACCAATAAACTCTTCTTCGTCAGCATTTTATTTACATCAATTTTCTTGTTTCTTTTGATCATCAATCAAAAGCCGACTCCTGGAGCTGAAAAGCTCGATGTCTCTATTGCCAAAATCCCGCCGTCAAGAGGGGTGGCGCAAGGGGTGTCGGAGAAGGTTTTCCGGGGAGTGAGCGGCGGAAACTTGAGCTTCGCGTGGAGTAATGCTATGCTGTCGTGGCAGAGGACGGCCTACCATTTCCAACCTCAGAAGAATTGGATTAACG ATCCTAATG GTCCATTTTTCTACAATGGATGGTATCACTTATTTTATCAATACAATGCGGATTCAGCTGTATGGGGCAATATCACTTGGGCCCATGCTGTCTCAAGGGACCTTATCCATTGGCTCCACCTCCCATTTGCAATGGTACCCGACCAATGGTACGATATCAATGGTGTCTGGACCGGGTCGGCTACCATCCTACCTGACGGTCGGATCGTCATGTTGTACACCGGCGACACACGTGACGAGGTCCAAGTCCAATGTTTAGCCTACCCGGCCAATCTATCGGACCCTCTCCTCATAGATTGGGTCAAAGACTCAAGTAATCCGGTATTGTTTCCCCCACCAGGCATAGGTAGCAAGGACTTTAGGGATCCGACAACGGCATGGCTTAGCCCGGATGGCGACAAGTGGCGCATCACGATTGGTTCTAAGGTCAACAAGACCGGAATTTCACTTATTTATGAAACCAAGGATTTCATAGAGTATGAACTATGGGAGGAGTATTTGCATCAGGTTCCGGGTACGGGCATGTGGGAGTGTGTTGACTTTTACCCAGTTTCTTTGACCGAGGAAAATGGGCTTGACACGTCGGCTAATGGGGCGGGTATTAAGCACGTGCTGAAAACAAGCTTGGATGATGACAAGAATGACTATTATGCCATTGGTGTGTATGACTCGATAAAGAACAAATGGACACCCGATGACCCGGAAATTGATGTGGGCATTGGACTGAGGTATGATTATGGGACATATTATGCGTCGAAGACGTTTTATGATCAAAATACGCAGAGGCGAATCCTGTGGGGTTGGATTAGAGAAACTGATGCTGAGTCTGTTGATTTGTTGAAAGGATGGTCTGGTGTCCAG TCGATACCGAGAAGCATAGTTATGGACAAAAAAACTGGGAAAAACATACTTCAATGGCCAGTTGAGGAAGTGGATAGCTTAAGATTAAGAAAAGGTAGTGTTGAGATCAATGATGTGAAGCTTGCACCAGGAGCTCTTATACAACTTGCAATTGACTCCCCATCACAG TTGGATTTGGTGGCGACATTTGACATTGATGAGGAGATAGCCTCGGCCTCGGCCTCGGCCTCAGAAGATAACATGAGTTACGAGTGCTCAACGAGTGGTGGTGCTGCTAATAGGGGAGTTTTAGGGCCATTCGGTGTGATAGTTTTGGCAGATGATATACTATCGGAGTTGACTCCCATTTACTTCTACGTCGTAAAGGGGTCTAATGGCAACACCCACACTCATTTTTGTGCAGATGAGCTCAG GTCTTCTAAAGCTAACGATGTTGAGAAGATAGTGTGTGGAAGCGAAGTCCCCGTGCTCGATGGTGAAAAGTTATCCCTCCGATCGTTG GTTGATCATTCGATCGTGGAGAGTTTTGCTCAAGGGGGAAGAAGAGTAATTACATCAAGAGTCTATCCTACAAAGGCGATCAATAGCGCCGCACGAGTTTTCTTGTTCAATAATGCTACAGAAGCCACTGTTACTGCATCAATCAAGATATGGAAAATGGATTCAGCGGATATTCATCCATTCCCATTTGATCATATATGA